From Apis cerana isolate GH-2021 linkage group LG10, AcerK_1.0, whole genome shotgun sequence, one genomic window encodes:
- the LOC107994208 gene encoding histone acetyltransferase Tip60, with protein sequence MIEEHDEHETICDSVNSLVEGCRLPVRMHGTDDWPLAEIISVKEVHGVKCYYVHYVDFNKRLDEWVTEDCLDTRKVQYPRRDGTTPGTGAATPKKQVPSRPPSPSSLCNEPVNGSAVLQAALQKKMSRKRKATFIENDDSQDGPPQTPGPRPTGSLVAHHHDDIVTRMKNVELIELGRHRIRPWYFSPYPQEMVHLPCIYICEFCLKYRKSRKCLERHLAKCNLRHPPGNEIYRKGSISFFEIDGRKNKNYAQNLCLLAKLFLDHKTLYYDTDPFLFYIMTNFDSRGYHIVGYFSKEKESSEDHNVACILTLPPYQRRGYGKLLIEFSYELSKFEGKTGSPEKPLSDLGLLSYRSYWAHTILDILLNVKPLVENEKPQITISEICELTSIKKEDVISTLQNLNLINYYKGQYIVTLNREIIEQHTAAMEKRQIRIDPKCLHWTPKDWSVRAKW encoded by the exons ATGATCGAGGAACACGACGAGCACGAAACAATATGCGACTCAGTG AATTCGCTGGTGGAAGGCTGCCGTTTACCAGTCAGAATGCATGGAACGGATGATTGGC CTCTTGCTGAAATCATCAGTGTTAAAGAAGTACATGGTGTCAAGTGTTATTATGTTCACTATGTAGATT TCAATAAACGATTAGATGAATGGGTTACGGAAGATTGTTTGGACACTCGAAAAGTCCAATACCCTCGTCGAGATGGAACCACACCAGGAACTGGTGCAGCAACGCCAAAAAAACAAGTACCCAGTAGACCACCTAGCCCTAGTAGCCTTTGTAATGAACCAGTCAATGGTTCTGCAGTTTTGCAAGCTgcattacaaaagaaaatgtctagaaagagaaaggccacatttatagaaaatgatgATTCTCAGGATGGTCCACCGCAAACACCTGGTCCAAGGCCAACTGGTTCATTGGTGGCGCATCATCATGACGATATAGTTACtagaatgaaaaatgttgaacTGATAGAATTGGGTCGTCATAGAATAAGACCTTGGTATTTCAGTCCATATCCGCAAGAGATGGTACATTTACcatgtatatacatttgtGAATTCtgtttgaaatatagaaaaagtcGAAAATGTTTAGAACGACATTTagcaaaatgtaatttaagaCATCCACCtggtaatgaaatatatagaaaagggtcaatatctttttttgaaattgacggtcgaaaaaacaaaaattacgcACAAAATCTATGTCTAttagcaaaattatttttggatcATAAAACGCTATATTATGACACAGAtccattcttattttatataatgacaaATTTTGATAGTAGAGGGTACCATATAGTTGGTTACTTCTCGAAGGAGAAAGAATCGTCCGAAGATCACAATGTAGCTTGTATACTTACACTGCCACCGTATCAAAGAAGGGGTTacggaaaattattaatagaattttcataCGAATTATCCAAATTCGAAGGTAAAACAGGTTCACCTGAAAAACCATTGTCGGATTTGGGATTATTATCTTATAGAAGTTATTGGGCTCATACTATATTGGATATTCTATTGAATGTAAAGCCATtagtagaaaatgaaaaaccaCAAATCACGATAAGTGAGATATGCGAGCTGACgtcgattaaaaaagaagacgtGATATCGACGCtacaaaatttgaatcttattaattactaCAAAGGACAATATATTGTGACATTGAATAG GGAGATTATCGAGCAACACACAGCCGCAATGGAAAAGAGGCAAATCAGAATAGATCCTAAGTGTCTTCATTGGACACCAAAAGACTGGAGTGTTAGGGCAAAATGGTGA